The stretch of DNA ATTTCAGTCAATGGAATACTCCAAATTTATGATGATCTTAGCTTCTTAATCAACTTTACATTGAAATGAAATGATATGACGATTCTGTAATTAACTTTACTTTGATATGAAATGATATGACGATTTAATTCTCCAAAATGACgatgggttttcaattttccgaCTTACACTTCATATTATGAAATGGATCCAACTTTAGAACTATGTAAATAGTACACAAAAACTTGTATGGAGATATTTGTAGTTCATATACATCAATACCAGTACACAATAATACTTTTCCATACATTTAATTTCTTTGAATTTTGTTCCTTCAATTTCCTTAAGTGTTATACAATCATTAGGGACTTTTAACACAAATAACATAAAAGCCCCATAGTTGTCCATCACCTAAAGGACCTTTTGTTTTTACATAAACTACACAACAATACAACATCGGTCTGATTTTGAGTTTTACTACCTAAACTCCGATCTTTTTCTTTTGCCAAACACTACCTAATAAAACCCGTTTTATCTAGTGACTTTGATAGTGTTTGAAACATAAGTTACGGCGAAATTCAGATAGCGCGTAAACAAAAACACCTTTGTCGATCGAATAATTGAcgtaaaatatataaatgaaaattaaaaacaacttcGAGGAATAACAGTGCCTTGATGAGTACCATGGGCGTTGCTGCAATAAACTGATGCAGGAGTTTGCTTAAAAGTCAAATTAATATCTTGTACTTTCAAACCTTGACATGGATTACTTGGACTACACACAAATGATAATGCCACTTTTGATGCTGATGTTCCTTTTATATTTCTGTACTTCACATTATTTATCCTCACCCCTGAATTCTGTAACACACCAAAATAATATCGTtagttttaactttttttttgtgtgtaaaGGGACTAAGGGAGCGGGGAGCCACATGGACAACCAATGTTAAGCTAACGGGATTTAAACACAGACAATGGTGGAGCCAGGGGGATGGCAGGGGCGCCCGCCGATatttgaaaatttcgaaatttttagttaaaattttcgattttttccGAGATTATTGCCATATAGTATTACCACTTCGTCCCCGCTGATCTAAAATTCTGGGTCCGTTACTGAACACAGATCATAAATACGTCCACTTATAACTTTAGCAGTTAAGCTAGCTGACATCTTTATATTTTCATTAGTGAAAATTGAAAAGCTATGAAGGAGCCACATGGCCTAACTAGTCCATCTTGACAATTTATTTGGCTTTTATTATAACATGAACATGCAATCTAAAAGGTAGAAGTATAAAGCTAGTTTTGTGCAAATTATCTTAAACTTACAATATAATTAATTAGGGTGTTACTCAATTATAGACGATCGACTCTTACTCAATCATATACGGACACAACATGGAAATGACTGTCCTAAGGTTAAGACGGTCTTAATTAAGTGGATTTCTAAAAGAAAGTATAAAATACTAGTATATATTTTTACAAAATTGTTTTTGGATAAAGATAATAGACGTTGTAATTTTGACAAAATATGAATCTTTCTCGTATAAAAAATGTCAATATATAACGTATGTAATAGAACAGGGTTAATTAAATCTCGAGCTTAAATTTGAAACACTTATTAACATCTCTAACTTTTACTTATTAACTACTACCTATGATTTGAAATGTTCTTTTTTGGTGtaaaaggagtcacaaggacaagtTTGATGATGACAGGGTTCGAACTCAGGTCATGAATATTACCGCTTATAATTTTACCAATTAAGCTAGTTAACATCTGTACCTAAATAAACCTATTGAAATGAGAAGAATAAAAGCTTGATAGTGTTtaaattagtaaattaattacCTTATTATTGCGAGGGCATTGGAAATTAGGACAATATTTTTGATCAATAATGATAGGATTATAGACATCCTTCATGACCAAATTGCGAAATGTAACACTACGTACGAAACCGGTGCTTGGTCTTTCCCATGTCTTGATTCGAACCCCATTTTGCGTCTTGAAGAATACTACATTCGTCACTGTTATGTTTCTTACTCCGTCTTCTTGTGCATAGTTTCCTAAACTACCAATGCTGCAATAAGAAAAAAGAGTAAATACCCCTACAAGATAAGGACTCGAATTATCATAGTAATTTATTTTTAAGAACCCGAACTTTTGTTTAGTAATTTGATAAAAAGTCATGTGTTCGAATCGTTGGATCTATATTTATATTAATCTCACTAAATATAATTGTGGATAAAAAGTTCATATGTTGGGAATTTCGTCTCAATTTTTATTAGGTTAACTTGAAGTTGACCAAAGTGACAGTGAATTAGAAATTTcaataaattataaaaatgaGCGTTTTATGAAATTAAGTAATgtcaattcacatgaattctcaATTCCTAAAAAAAGAAGCAGAAAACGACATACCTGATACCATGGCCGGGGCCGCAATGAATACGTTGAATCCAGGTATTCCGGGTGCCATCTCCAATGGAAATGCAGTCATCGCCGGTTTTTATAACGCAATTGTATATCGTGATACCGGTTGAGCGCGAAAGGTGAATGCCATCAGTGTTGGGACTTCCACTGGGTGCCCTTATCGTTAGAGACTTAAGGGCAATGTTTTGGCTGTTGCCAACAGAGATGTGCACCCTCTGGCTATTAATTAGTGTTATCCCCCTCAATTCTACGTTGGTGCACCACATGATTGATATTGACTGCCCATATTTCCACGTTATATATAAACCGTTAAGTCGGTTTTGCATAATAATAATTgacatattgtaaaataggaaaatTTACTTAATATTAAAGGTAATTGACAATTTGTTAATCTTAATCTGTTAATTACCAAACACGCACAATAACTAATTCTGCTAATTAAAATATGTTTGTCAACCCTTTTAATCAAATTTCCCATTTGTAATCTACTTGTGTGAAATTAATCCGCTGATTATCAAACAAGGTCGTAACTTAGTTAATATCACTCACTAGCTTTATATTTGCAATCTACTCAATACAAAATGTTGGAGGTGCATCACATTGTTTACCAAGCACTTGATATAAGTTAAAAGTCTTTTTATCTACTAAATTTCACACAATCTTTAAGCCTCTAAGCAACCATCACATACTATTTTTTCATCACTTATTTTTTTTCTTGGAAGTATTTAGAATTACTCATTATTAAACTATCCAATTAATCGAATTTGTCTCATAATATTATAATCGTCATATACGAAGTACGATTTTGTAACATTAATCGAGGTTTCTTTTTACGATCAAACTTAGAATCTCAATTATATATTCACAACAAAAATATGTTTAATCGGCAGATAATAATTAGCTTAGTTGATAAAGTCACGAGAGATGATACTCATGCTCTGAGTTCAAACTTTGTATATGTAATAGAGCATTAGAGCGCCATTATGGGTGCGGTACCGAATAAAACTCAGTAACACCAAGTGACGCTATCTCATTTTCCTATGTCAATTATCGATCACCGTGTTCATACAACAACTCTAACCAACCTCAAGTAACAATAAAATTAAAACCTCATACCTGTTGTGCTCCATTGTAACAGTATGCATTACGTTGCCGGCAAGACCAAAATGCTTTACCCATGCCATCAAATGTACCACCACTTACAGTAAGCCCATTTACCTTATAAAACATTATCCATTCACCCGCCTGGGCCACCACCCGAAAGTCGGGTGGGGGCACAATCGTACCCTTAATAGATATCGTGACTCGACTCCTACATGGACCAGTAAAACGAGTGGGACGAACCACGAACTTCCCTCGTGGGACTGTAATTGTCATGGGCCTTGACGAACTGCAAGCCCATGACCAGGCCTTCTGAAAGGCCTGGGTTGAGTCGGTTCGCCCGTCCGGTTTTGCACCAAAGGACACTACATTTTTAGCTGCATTTTGTTTTatgaaaaagaacaacaaaacTGAAAGAACTATACAAAGGTTATTGTTAGTCATGTTTAGTTCAAAAACTTTTGAGTAATTTTTGTAAGTTTATAGTGATTATAAGTCAACTAATCTGATTTAGTATAGATTAATTTAATGACAGATTTATAAAGAATGTGATTATGATTAAATAAAATCAAATTGATTGAAAATGGTGGTTTCAGGTAACATGGACGATGATAATTGATGACAAGTCGACTACTTGTTACGTACATTATGTTAATATCAAGTCAtgaattttattcatttatttatgttTTCAAGAATAATAATGTACGATACTACGATGTCATTTTTATGGGGTGATGCAAAGGACTCTTGTAAATTTGTAATATCGATCAATAATAGACAAAGTTACCCTTTGTATTAATGAAGGAAATCACAAGAGACGGGGTGTGAATATAAATTCCTTTTACATTTTTCCATGTATTAAATATTCTTTTTATTTTCCAAAGCACAAAGAATTAGAAAAGGAGGTAATCTAAGcagtaagaggattatacatctCATGTACTACCTTCAATTTTATAGTTTCTGAAccttataataaagtttttgagttttattttaaagtttctgagtttcaatatgaagtttttgagtttattcacttaaacattaaactctaaaaaattacaataaaactcaaaaacattacatataagtttagttaaatttgagttttgacggaaaaaatattaaaatctaacttataaactttattatgctcaaaaaatacacatatgctcaaaaacaaataaagtttgaggtaataaggtcaaaaaaatacatatatgctcaaaaaacaaaaaagttggggtagtacatccgatgtatgttccttttgcTCTAATCCAAGCAGCCATTAGATGGGTGCaaaaattttattaataaataaaaGATTTTCCAATACTTTGTTACTTTTTGTGCTAACAACCTAAAACGACTTAAAAAAACGGAGGGATTATATAATTGTTGTAACAGGCGCGAAAAAGACAAATAAAGAACGATAAAGAAAGTAACATGCAGATTTACACGATTCACTAACGACGATGTGTTAGCTATAATGTCTATAAGGCAGAATGGAGGAGAGCTTTATTGATATTGTGAGAGGATTATTAGAGATTTTCATATTCGAATTTCAGATAGACATGATTGTTAGGGAAAGGCTTAGGGAGTTTATATTATACTCTTTAAGACCT from Silene latifolia isolate original U9 population chromosome 10, ASM4854445v1, whole genome shotgun sequence encodes:
- the LOC141609284 gene encoding polygalacturonase-like translates to MTNNNLCIVLSVLLFFFIKQNAAKNVVSFGAKPDGRTDSTQAFQKAWSWACSSSRPMTITVPRGKFVVRPTRFTGPCRSRVTISIKGTIVPPPDFRVVAQAGEWIMFYKVNGLTVSGGTFDGMGKAFWSCRQRNAYCYNGAQQSISIMWCTNVELRGITLINSQRVHISVGNSQNIALKSLTIRAPSGSPNTDGIHLSRSTGITIYNCVIKTGDDCISIGDGTRNTWIQRIHCGPGHGISIGSLGNYAQEDGVRNITVTNVVFFKTQNGVRIKTWERPSTGFVRSVTFRNLVMKDVYNPIIIDQKYCPNFQCPRNNKNSGVRINNVKYRNIKGTSASKVALSFVCSPSNPCQGLKVQDINLTFKQTPASVYCSNAHGTHQGTVIPRSCF